Within Flavobacterium pisciphilum, the genomic segment GTGGTTTTGATTTAAAACCGACATACGTTTTCCAGGCTCTAAATGAATATGTCCTGAGGTAGGATCCATTTCGCCTGAAATTATTTTAAGAAAAGTTGATTTTCCAGCACCATTGGCTCCGATAACTCCATAAATATTTCCGTGAGTGAAAGTTGTATTTACTTCGTCAAACAAAATTCGTTTGCCAAACTGTACCGATAAATTATTGACTGTTAACATGAATGTCTATTTAATTAATTTTGTGCAAAAGTAGTGAAAAAGGTTCAGAGGTACAAAGAAACTAGGAGCCTAAGTTTTTTTATATCTCTTTTTAAACCAAATGTGTTATTTAAGCACGTTTAAGCCAAAAGAAACTACCTCTCACAAAGAAGCTAAACAGCAGAAAAAAAAGCTTTATATCTTATCTCTTTAATGAAAAATCATCTCTAAGTTATTTTGCCTAAACTTATATTTCCTTAGATAATTTATACTGATTTAAAGAAAAACTAAAGCTTACTTTCTTTGGCTAAAGCCAATTCTAAACTTTCATAATTATTTAAAACTTTAGCAATAATCCCTTCTTTGTTAATTATGAAGTGTGTAGGAAAAGCATTTAATTGCAATGTTTCATTCATATAAATCTTCATATTAGGAATCACTGAATATGACAATGGCTTTCTTTTCAAAAATGCATTTAATTGTTCGGGAGTATCTTCGGCCAAACTCACAAAAATTATATCTTCTCTATTTTTATATTTTTCTACCAATTGATTCACATCAGGAAATTCTTTGATACAAGCTGCACAATGAATATACCAACATTTAATAACTACAATTTTGCCTTTCATAGATTCATTAGTAACAAGGGTACCATTCAAATCTTTAAAAGAGAATTTAGGAAAAA encodes:
- a CDS encoding TlpA family protein disulfide reductase yields the protein MNKLHSLIVLFLIFTSSFGQAKYGNPEVDPIKIQKTYSDWWAYQSKNIMLSRDFVALDSLSREISKETFLDELANGSYIPIRLKSEDTVCYYKLFKIALNSDTSIKATINQEAFDGYKNFKMENTIFPKFSFKDLNGTLVTNESMKGKIVVIKCWYIHCAACIKEFPDVNQLVEKYKNREDIIFVSLAEDTPEQLNAFLKRKPLSYSVIPNMKIYMNETLQLNAFPTHFIINKEGIIAKVLNNYESLELALAKESKL